The genomic DNA tctttttcagattttgtaacACATTAGTCGAGTCAAAGGAAAGAACATCGGTTATAATGCACATCGGGAAGTGACTCAGATTTTCAGCTGACgaagcatatttttgttttctggtcaGGACTATAGAGCACTGAATGATAGTTGACCTACTGAACCAAcgatgtttgtttctgtctccacaGGCGTGTCTGAGAGCAGTCAGAGGGCTGCAGACAGCATAAAAGGcctgaagaggaagaaagttgttggagaaaatcagctgaagaaaaatccCAAATCTCCTGTGAAGAAGCCCCTGACGTCAAAATCATGTGAAGCTGCAGCCCACGACTCGTCACCTAAAGACACGACACCTTCCTCCTTCCCCACCCGCCCCTCTAGCAATCCACCAGCATCTCCAAACAGAAAGGAAGACCCAGAAAATGTTGTACGAACTGCAGCATCCCTCGAGGAGGGGTCCTATTTTTCTGATGCTGAGAAGGTGAAGCAAGAGGGGACGTCTTCTAGGCCTCCGTCACGTGAGCCCTCGGACAGCAAGGAGAGCCCGCAGGTTACTGCCGAAGAGCCTCTTGCCAAAGACAGCAAGAGCCCAGAGCACGGCTTCGTGGAAGAGTCGTACCGCAGCAGCGACCCTCTGGACGTCCTGCTGAAGGCGATGGAGCCTGACTTCAGCACGCTGACTGAGAGGAAAAGCCCCTCGCAGGCCATGGCCATCAATAAACCCCCTGCTGCTCTCTATCCTCAGCTCAGAGGGGGAGTAAGTCCTCTTCCTGCAGTCAACATAGGTCTCCAGACGCAGCCGCCCCACATGCAGACCTATTACATTGACAAACAGGGGAACGTCATTGGCATTGCAGCAGCTCTGCAGGGAAATCTGCAGACATCTCAGCAGGGAGCACCACAGTTTATGCCAGTTgcttcaaattcagaaaaaccCAGTTTGCACATGAACTTTAGCACCGGACCACCAGCTCCAATGGGCACCAATGCTTTGTCCCAAAGCCAACCCCCAGTAGCACAAACATGCCAGTCTAATCCTGCCAGTGTTCCCAGCACCATTCAGGTTCCAGTAATGCCGAGCAGCAACCAGATGCAAATGACCACTGTCATGAACTTCGGTGCTGAGCAGGTCGCCAAGGaccaaaaacttaaaaagccCGGAAAGTATGTATGTGAATACTGCAGCCGGGCGTGTGCAAAACCTAGCGTGCTGCTCAAACACATCAGGTCTCACACAGGAGAGCGCCCATATCCTTGCGTCACTTGCGGCTTTTCCTTCAAAACTAAGAGCAACTTATACAAGCACAAGAAATCCCACGCTCACGCTATAAAGCTAGGGCTCATGGCACGCTCTGAATCCGGAGGTGGATCGTTGTCTCAAGAATCGGACAAAGCTGCTGGTACACACTCAGAGGCAGAGGAGAGTGCTGACAGTGATGAAGAAGGTAGCACCGCCGACCTGGATCCAGATTCTACGCAGAGCTGCACAGCGGCTTCCTCTGAAAACAGTTTGCAAGGTGCAGGCATTACACCCGTAGAGCTGAACTCACCAGTAAGATCCTCCCCAAGTCGGAGGGCCCACGAACCCAAAGTGACGGCAGCTCTTCCAAAAGTTGTTGTGTATCCGGTTAACGCGTCTCCTCTGAGGGCAGATAGTCCAAGAGTTACAGGTGCTGCACCTGAGCAAGCTGCTGCTCAAAGGCAAAGAGACTTTCAGGCTACAAATCTGAGATCAGGCATTCTGTCCTCCCTGAAGGAGGTGGAAGGTACAAATCCCTCACTGGACACTGTAAGTGAGGATGAAGACCAGCAGTGCAAGTCTCCCCTGTTGGGCGGGCATGCTCAACTTCAACGGCAGCAAGCTACAGACTtctctcagcagcagcagcccaaGTGTTTGCTCAGTCCCCGCAGTTTAGGAAGCACAGATTCTGGTTACTTCTCTCGCTCTGAAAGCGCCGACCAGGCCATGAGCCCCACAAGTCCTTTTGTGAAGATAATCCCCCCAGTAGACCTTGACATTTCCAAGAATACACTTCCCAGCATCCCTGCCTTGGCTGCAACTGTAATGCATGTTGCAGCTGAGCAAAAAACACGACCCCCAGAAAGACAAATGCGGCCACCACTGGAAGCCAGTGCCCGCTCCCTGGAAGAGCGTATTTCAAAGCTGATATCCGACAATGAAGCAGTGGTGGATAACAAACAATTGGATAGCGTTAAGCCACGGAGGACCTCTCTGTCCAGAAGAGGCAGCATTGACTCCCCCAAATCATACATCTTCAAAGACtcatttcagtttgatttaaaaccaaTGGCAAGGCGGTCGAGTTCCAGCTCAGACATTCCTAAATCCCCATTCACCCCCACAGACAAGTCAAAGCCAGTGTTTCTGCTCTCCGTTCCTTCCCCCTACCCTCCAATGGACTGTCTGCCAATAACACGAAGTAACTCCATGCCCACCACACCTGGACATTCAGCCCTACCTGTCAATGTTGCTCCCATCCCCCACCCTCTGAGGGTCTGTCAATCATTTGATGATAAAATTGGTTCCCTAAATGATGAGGTATTCTCATCAGCACCACCAACTCCAAACCCTGCCATGCATTCTCGCACTTTGGTCAGACAGGTAGCAGTGGAAGATTTTTCCACAAGTGAGGGTCATGGCCTCCCTTCTGTTCGCTCCATGGATGAGGGCCATCATGGCCCAAGCATCTCCGCAGACTTAATGCAGAGGAGCAAGTCATTTGAACACGGTCAGGACAGAAACAAGAagccacaacaaaacaaaggcaCGATGTATGAATGTGAAACCTGTCGGAATCGGTACAGAAAGTTGGAGAACTTTGAAACTCATAAGAAATTCTACTGCTCAGAGCTTCGTGCCCCAAAGAACAAGCCAGTGGTTGTTAAAGAAAGTGATCAAGATGTTTTTCATGTCGGCGCACAACACCCAATTATCCCGAGGTCAACAATTGGCTCAGGGATACTAGATCAACAGACATCAATCAGGAAGAGGCGGAAAATGAAAAGTGTTGGTGATGAGGATGATCAATCTCCAACTGACACCATCCCACCATGCTCAGTTAGTTTTGAGTCTCCAATAGATCCTACCAACAGGACGTTCTCTCGACATGCTCTAATAGTGGAGGTCCAGCCCAAAAACAACCAGCCAAAGTTACCTCAGATCCAACTTGTAGCACGAGGGATGAATACAGATTCCAGACTGTCGCCCATTAGAGAAACCCAGAACAGCAGCTCAGTGAAGGGAGAGCTACCTAGGCAGGGCAGTGGGACGTCAGTGATTAAACACACCAACTCTCTGACCAGCCATAGCTCATTTGAGACAGACTCTGTGGAGAGGGTCTCTCCAGTTATAACCATGGAGAAGGACTCCCTGAGTGAAGCCAACATAGATGGAACAGCAGCTGGCTCCACCGAGACCTACCACGAAAAAATGACCAAATCCTCCAGTACTGATTATGGAAACCAAAAAAACGAGCAAAGTAATGATGGCAGGCTTAGTGCTAACTCCACGCCTGTCCAGTCTCGTCTTGTTCGCCAAAGCAACATCCAGGTCCCTGAGATTTTAGTCACAGAGGATTCAGACAGGGAGCATGAGACCCAGACTGCCGAACCAGCAGACAAGCCTCCAGATCAGTTCAACTGGCCTCAGAGAAGTGAGAGCTTATCAAAGTTACCGGCAGAGAAACTTcctccaaaaaagaaaaggattcGGTTGGCTCAGATGGATCACTCCTCAGGGGAGTCCAGCTTTGAGTCTACTCTCTCACGCAGCCTCAGCAGGGATAGCAGTCTCTCTCGTTGTTCCAGCATCTCTGCCTCTTTCGACAGAGATGAGCTCTCTCGATCTGAAAGTCCATCCAGAACCGAGAGTTCTGGCAAAGTCCCAGATACCCAAAGTCTGTCGGCAGCTTTCAACACCCTTGGTGTGCCTGGAATCATGAGGCGTGCCGCATCTGAGCAAATCACGTGTACACATCCCTCTGTGGAGATTTCAAGTGATTATCGTAGCAAGTCCTTTGATTGTGGAAATGTGTCTCCCAGCAGGTCTCTGTCACCTGTTGCTCAACCAAAGACTGGACAAGTCTCCCAGGTACCGCTTATCGAAAGGAGGCGTGGGCCACTGGTTCGACAGATGTCTTTAAAGATTGGCCCAGAAAGCCAGCAGCCTGTGCGGAAAACCGTCATCCCTGCCGACAAAGCTCCCATCACAAACGTCAGTTCTTTTCCACAGAACAGATCCCAGCAGATTCACATATCCAGTAGACGCCCCGCAGCTCAGCCATTCATACTTCATCCTACAGAGGCACCCCTGCAAAAGAATGAGCAAATGGTGCAAAGTATTAATCTAGGAAGTCCGACTCAGCTGCCACAGGTCCATGGTCTTCCACACCCTTGGCATCAAACGTCAAGGGTTAAAATTACCCAGAAGGTCCAGCAGCCGCTCAGCCAGATCACAGTGGGTCGGGA from Gambusia affinis linkage group LG14, SWU_Gaff_1.0, whole genome shotgun sequence includes the following:
- the hivep1 gene encoding zinc finger protein 40; the encoded protein is MPRTKQNNPRNLKDKIEEAQKELKDPKGSQEGVSESSQRAADSIKGLKRKKVVGENQLKKNPKSPVKKPLTSKSCEAAAHDSSPKDTTPSSFPTRPSSNPPASPNRKEDPENVVRTAASLEEGSYFSDAEKVKQEGTSSRPPSREPSDSKESPQVTAEEPLAKDSKSPEHGFVEESYRSSDPLDVLLKAMEPDFSTLTERKSPSQAMAINKPPAALYPQLRGGVSPLPAVNIGLQTQPPHMQTYYIDKQGNVIGIAAALQGNLQTSQQGAPQFMPVASNSEKPSLHMNFSTGPPAPMGTNALSQSQPPVAQTCQSNPASVPSTIQVPVMPSSNQMQMTTVMNFGAEQVAKDQKLKKPGKYVCEYCSRACAKPSVLLKHIRSHTGERPYPCVTCGFSFKTKSNLYKHKKSHAHAIKLGLMARSESGGGSLSQESDKAAGTHSEAEESADSDEEGSTADLDPDSTQSCTAASSENSLQGAGITPVELNSPVRSSPSRRAHEPKVTAALPKVVVYPVNASPLRADSPRVTGAAPEQAAAQRQRDFQATNLRSGILSSLKEVEGTNPSLDTVSEDEDQQCKSPLLGGHAQLQRQQATDFSQQQQPKCLLSPRSLGSTDSGYFSRSESADQAMSPTSPFVKIIPPVDLDISKNTLPSIPALAATVMHVAAEQKTRPPERQMRPPLEASARSLEERISKLISDNEAVVDNKQLDSVKPRRTSLSRRGSIDSPKSYIFKDSFQFDLKPMARRSSSSSDIPKSPFTPTDKSKPVFLLSVPSPYPPMDCLPITRSNSMPTTPGHSALPVNVAPIPHPLRVCQSFDDKIGSLNDEVFSSAPPTPNPAMHSRTLVRQVAVEDFSTSEGHGLPSVRSMDEGHHGPSISADLMQRSKSFEHGQDRNKKPQQNKGTMYECETCRNRYRKLENFETHKKFYCSELRAPKNKPVVVKESDQDVFHVGAQHPIIPRSTIGSGILDQQTSIRKRRKMKSVGDEDDQSPTDTIPPCSVSFESPIDPTNRTFSRHALIVEVQPKNNQPKLPQIQLVARGMNTDSRLSPIRETQNSSSVKGELPRQGSGTSVIKHTNSLTSHSSFETDSVERVSPVITMEKDSLSEANIDGTAAGSTETYHEKMTKSSSTDYGNQKNEQSNDGRLSANSTPVQSRLVRQSNIQVPEILVTEDSDREHETQTAEPADKPPDQFNWPQRSESLSKLPAEKLPPKKKRIRLAQMDHSSGESSFESTLSRSLSRDSSLSRCSSISASFDRDELSRSESPSRTESSGKVPDTQSLSAAFNTLGVPGIMRRAASEQITCTHPSVEISSDYRSKSFDCGNVSPSRSLSPVAQPKTGQVSQVPLIERRRGPLVRQMSLKIGPESQQPVRKTVIPADKAPITNVSSFPQNRSQQIHISSRRPAAQPFILHPTEAPLQKNEQMVQSINLGSPTQLPQVHGLPHPWHQTSRVKITQKVQQPLSQITVGRESVQNKTSVFEEKKCFVPKYQLQCPQRSSQTFSFSCAQGTQIALPILTIPIAKPMLGIPKSSDVIQNVFVASQQASEIKTQTVVLAAEQQKNQPGSVPLPQILITHEQMHPSSSLSNKSSPSSSHSIVETTPQVVLTAKKDVPPNHPDQVPSFCTQKLASVTLCPQQEPTASSKRMLSPANSLDIYMEKHQKRAKDEHGVACLTDGRSLSYLNSKMSEVTRQRKLMLVRQVCTTEPADSPIETEAPPLPDVKTASEKDSEATDDVKPMSPDGSGLEKDKGSVIPEKSVLTITTGSQDTSAPSTSLKPHEKTEEQRWSPAKSLIRPASFHSGQGKLTTSVSMVNTKDTHRLSFPSLKTTTTFTWCFLMKRKSLHVQQTGLKTSAYASWTVNPNNPNPLGLPTKMVMSLFDSKQSSKKIHYTSAIKTSGKSDILSYSGKLKDIMPRVLAAQKSVSTEPRGKLQPEPQTSNDSDKEATPSAEPRRVKIFDGGYKSNEEYVYVRGRGRGKYICEECGIRCKKPSMLRKHIRTHSDVRPYHCVHCNFSFKTKGNLTKHMKSKAHSKKCMEMGVPAGAVEDPDAEDSGDRSHLSSTDRQDSDGDDSDGPDDEDNDDEEEEDSQAESGLSTNPSVSASPQHAFSKEADVPPSALLAQMSISAVSLPSKPLEPSDCVPVTCPGPLILSPPPVTATATADCCPSDSDSVHMMSPVSPCRQMSIDYPDFDGPVSPPAPSRSSRPIQDSGPPAVNSESSTPVDRSTQTSYTPQLQLPLQAAAETHLFSHLPLHSQQPTRSPYSMVPVGGIQLVPAGMTAFVPLQAGPVQLTIPAVGVIHRAASPLPAPSSPGQAEGGPAALGGVVPCFPLGPVTGLETLNLMGLANAPGLTLNAALGLQVLTPGPAPQGAGQNPVPGLQIVNIALPAIIPSLSALSPLPPSADAQPPATPEPPAEKEEGRIPRQQNPAAGADRPEPPAGPTKLTDEYNEASSDDEDRLVIAT